A single Mytilus trossulus isolate FHL-02 chromosome 12, PNRI_Mtr1.1.1.hap1, whole genome shotgun sequence DNA region contains:
- the LOC134692072 gene encoding putative defense protein 1 isoform X2, translating to MKSKFTLPNLIASSFLYYALTFVSGYPNGAPENSCGDPTPIHQTRINATHIGIYYPLSMETSGYSLETSGAQYSGARGSRIRVTLRAAPNDYFRGFFVQATRNGFPLEAINRPAYGTFRPLDDNSQARRCRAAVGGVGGITHTNNRDKNVVSFDWYPPASCNLGNVQFVATVVKQYNEYWVDVRSPNVTGVGFQGERGILCQLYNDPFNTGIQQEVIRLLSQQQQQQGQQQGQQQQAG from the exons ATGAAATCCAAATTCACTTTGCCAAATTTAATTGCATCCAGTTTTTTGTATTATGCATTGACATTTGTCAGTGGATATCCAAATGGTGCACCTGAAAATTCTTGTGGAGATCCAACACCTATTCATCAAACTAGAATAAATGCAACGCACATTGGAATTTATTATCCACTGTCAATGGAAACTAGTGGGTATTCTTTGGAAACCAGTGGTGCCCAATATAGTGGTGCACGAGGATCTAGAATTAGAG tAACCCTTAGAGCAGCACCTAACGATTATTTCCGTGGATTTTTCGTACAAGCAACAAGAAATGGTTTTCCATTGGAAGCCATCAACAGACCTGCTTATGGAACATTTAGACCTTTAGATGACAATTCACAAGCTAGGAGATGTCGTGCTGCAGTAGGAGGTGTTGGTGGAATTACACATACAAACAACAGAGATAAAAATGTGGTTTCCTTCGACTGGTACCCACCAGCAAGCTGCAACTTGGGAAATGTCCAATTTGT cGCCACAGTTGTTAaacaatataatgaatattggGTTGATGTAAGATCACCGAATGTAACAGGAGTTGGATTCCAAG GCGAGCGAGGAATTTTGTGTCAGCTATACAACGACCCATTCAACACAGGAATTCAACAGGAAGTAATCAGATTATTGTCCCAACAACAGCAACAACAGGGACAACAACAAGGACAACAACAACAAGCTGGATAA
- the LOC134692072 gene encoding putative ferric-chelate reductase 1 isoform X1, with protein sequence MLKKLAKVTEILVIVCLTTVYCFWNGAPINTCLSSATFHTKVLNETHMGQYLPMNNSEMNYTLTVSKLEYKNLTLPKMKPKQDYIRVTLRAAPNDYFRGFFVQATRNGFPLEAINRPAYGTFRPLDDNSQARRCRAAVGGVGGITHTNNRDKNVVSFDWYPPASCNLGNVQFVATVVKQYNEYWVDVRSPNVTGVGFQGERGILCQLYNDPFNTGIQQEVIRLLSQQQQQQGQQQGQQQQAG encoded by the exons ATGCTGAAAAAATTGGCAAAAGTTACTGAAATTCTTGTGATCGTCTGTTTAACAACTGTATATTGTTTTTGGAATGGAGCACCAATTAACACTTGTCTGTCGTCTGCAACTTTCCATACgaaagttttaaatgaaacacaCATGGGACAGTATCTTCCAATGAACAATTCTGAAATGAATTACACATTAACAGTTAGTAAACtggaatacaaaaatttaactcTACCAAAAATGAAGCCAAAACAGGACTATATCAGAG tAACCCTTAGAGCAGCACCTAACGATTATTTCCGTGGATTTTTCGTACAAGCAACAAGAAATGGTTTTCCATTGGAAGCCATCAACAGACCTGCTTATGGAACATTTAGACCTTTAGATGACAATTCACAAGCTAGGAGATGTCGTGCTGCAGTAGGAGGTGTTGGTGGAATTACACATACAAACAACAGAGATAAAAATGTGGTTTCCTTCGACTGGTACCCACCAGCAAGCTGCAACTTGGGAAATGTCCAATTTGT cGCCACAGTTGTTAaacaatataatgaatattggGTTGATGTAAGATCACCGAATGTAACAGGAGTTGGATTCCAAG GCGAGCGAGGAATTTTGTGTCAGCTATACAACGACCCATTCAACACAGGAATTCAACAGGAAGTAATCAGATTATTGTCCCAACAACAGCAACAACAGGGACAACAACAAGGACAACAACAACAAGCTGGATAA